The genomic DNA CGGAGCTCGGTCATGACATCGAGGCTTTCCGGCTCGTCGCCCGCGGTGCCGGCGACGACGAGCCGCACGTCGTGATGCTTCTTCACCAGGCGGTACGCGTTGATCACGCCCAGCGGATCCTGAGCGGGCGCGAAGGCTCCGACCTGCAGGAGGATCGGCTTGTCGGTCTCCACCCGCAGCGCGGCCAGGATGGAGGCTACCTCGCGCGGCATCAGGTCGCGGTTCTTCTCGGACAGGGGGTCGATAGAGGGATGGATGATGTACTGGGGTACGTCGAGGCGCCGGCCGAACTCCGGAAGCGCGAAGACGGCCGCGTCGTACTGGGTGAGGAAGGGGCGGATCAGAGACCAGGCCCGGCGCTGAGGGCGCGAGCAGTCGAAGTGGCACCGCCAGACCCACCGCCCATTGCTACGGTTGGCCACCAGGCTGACCGGCTGGACGTCGTGGACCAGGACGAGGTCCGCCTCGAGCGAGATCTTCTTGGCGTTGAGGCGGTTCATCTCGGTCCAGTGCGTCAGGGCCCCGTCGGCCAGCACGCGCTCGGCGCCCTCCAGTGCCGCCTGCATGGCGCGCGTGGTCGCGTAGAAGGCCGGGTCGCCGCCGGTGATTTCCCAGCGGGTGTCGATCTCGAGGTCGTTGAAGAGCGGGACCGCGGTCCGGAGGAACTCGGCCGAACCGCCCCCGAAGCGCCCGCCGCTCATGTGCAGCGTGCGGCGTCCGCGCACGCGCTCGGCGAGCTTGTAGATGATGTCGATGACGCCCGGCGGCGCCACCAGCCGATAGTCGTCGAGGGTCATTGTAACGGGTGCCGCCTGCCGGCCTTGGACCGAGGGTGGGCTGTTCTGGGTACGGCGTGGCTGCGTGGCTCTCTCGGATTTATTGGAGTCGAAGCGCAGGCTGCCGGAGTCATACTGACTGGCTCTCCAATGCGTCATCGACCAGACTCAGGAGACGGGCCCGCACGCGCTCCAGGCTCGTCATGTAGCCGTCGATCCGCTCGACGCGCTCGGCCAGCGCCGGCATGCCGAGGGAGGTGCGCAGCCATTCGGCGAAATCGCCCGAGCGCCGGCCCAGCCGGGCGCGGGCCTCGACCATGTGGAAGTAGATGGCGCTGGCGTCCACGCCGGCCAGGCCCTCGCGGAACTCGGCCAGGGTGGTGGCCTGCGGGCCCAGCTCGACCTGCACGATGTGCGACTGCTGGAAGTGGAATGCGCGCCCGGCCTCGGCTCGGGGCACGCTGCTGAGACGCCGCAGGTGGTCGTTGATGATGGTGACAAGCTCTTCCCGGAGCGCCTCGAGGTCCGCGTACTCGAAGGGATCGACGACGGCCAGCCGCTCGGCCAGGGCCTGATCGCGCACCTCCACTGCCACCCAGCGGGCGAAGTCGTTGCCGTAGGCCGTGGTGAGCGGCCGATGGCGCAGGAAGTACCCGTGCGTGTGATAGAAGACGGCCCCGGCCGGCACCTCCTCCAGCCGGTCCATGAGCTCGCGCTCGTCCAGAGCCTGCCGATCCAGCGCCTGGCGGATCTCCACGCAGCCGATGAACGTGAAGGCGTTGGGCGCCGTCGTCACGACCCCTCCATCACCAGGAGCGCCACCGGGAAGTTGGCGAAGGCGCTCGCCGCCTCCAGGCCGCCTCCGGCCGCGGCCAGACGTTCACCCGTCAGCGCATTGAGAAAGCGGTCGCCCACGTCGGTCGGGATCACCACGCGCGTGTCCTGCCCCCAGTATCCCCGTCCCAGGGGCGGCTCCTCGCCGCCCCGCCGGGCCAGCAGCCGGGGCACGACCGTGACCGCCGCCTGGTCCGATCGCACGCGCGCGAAGGCGCACAGGTGCTCGGCCAGCGGACCCTCGACGTCCAGCGGCCGGTAGAGCCCCTCGGTGAAGAGCCCGGGGTTGCGGCGGCGGCAGGCCAGGGCCTGCCGGACCACGAAGAGCTTGATGCGGCCGTCCTCCCAGTGCTTGATCAGGTCCTGAGCCAACCCGGGCAGGTCGTGGCCGCTGTCGACCTCGGCCGCCAGCGATTCCAAGATCCGCCGCCGCAGCGCGAAATCGACCGGCCGTCGGTTGTCCGGGTCCACTAGATTAAGGTCCCACAGCTCGGTGC from Candidatus Methylomirabilota bacterium includes the following:
- a CDS encoding DUF5752 family protein, with protein sequence MTTAPNAFTFIGCVEIRQALDRQALDERELMDRLEEVPAGAVFYHTHGYFLRHRPLTTAYGNDFARWVAVEVRDQALAERLAVVDPFEYADLEALREELVTIINDHLRRLSSVPRAEAGRAFHFQQSHIVQVELGPQATTLAEFREGLAGVDASAIYFHMVEARARLGRRSGDFAEWLRTSLGMPALAERVERIDGYMTSLERVRARLLSLVDDALESQSV
- a CDS encoding glycosyltransferase; this encodes MTLDDYRLVAPPGVIDIIYKLAERVRGRRTLHMSGGRFGGGSAEFLRTAVPLFNDLEIDTRWEITGGDPAFYATTRAMQAALEGAERVLADGALTHWTEMNRLNAKKISLEADLVLVHDVQPVSLVANRSNGRWVWRCHFDCSRPQRRAWSLIRPFLTQYDAAVFALPEFGRRLDVPQYIIHPSIDPLSEKNRDLMPREVASILAALRVETDKPILLQVGAFAPAQDPLGVINAYRLVKKHHDVRLVVAGTAGDEPESLDVMTELREAAHHDPDIVVLELPPDASLQINALQRGATIVLQKSVREGFGLGAAEAMWKSRPVVGGFAGGLPQQIITEVTGYTVHSMEGAAFRIRHLLNNPELIARMGAAGREHVRRSFLVTRHLIDSLALMIHLLR